The segment TAAAGGTTTAAAATTTCCCAAGCCGAAACATGTAATTGATTATACTCTTCGAGATTGTATATTTCAGTGTGAATGGAAAGAGGCTCTTGTGCTTTCTGAAGAGCTTTTTAATAATCAAAGAGTTTATCCTTATTGTGATAGTTTACTTGATTTATTGAAGCTCTATCTTATTTGTAGTTCAAAAATGAACAGGTATGATGAGGCAGAGAAGTATTTTCAGCAATTAATTACAAATACAGGATTGGAAATAAATGAAAACGATATTTTGGCTGCCTTTAAAAGCGCCGCCAATCAAAAAAAACCAATAGCTGCCAGATTTGATAATTATCAATATTATCCTAAAGAAAAAAATATAACCTCGAGAGAATTAGAGCAACAAATAAGCGAATACAGAAAAGATTTGCTAAAACCAAACAACTCTCCAGATAGAGTAAATTATGAACTATACTTTTTATTTGAATATGGAGACAGTGAGGATTTTATTACAAAATACGAAGTTAATATTGAACTTGTATCATTCGAGCAGCACTTAAGGGCCGCATCAATTTACTCACTAACTAATAAGAAAATTCAATCGAAGGAATCGGTTATTCAATATTGGAATCAGATGTTTAAGTATAGACCTTTTGAACCTTTTTTCAATAGTAATATTCTTGGAACCATGGATGAAGATTTTTTAAAAAATACATACTTGAAATATCAATGAGCTTCACCATCCTTAACACATACGATAATTACATTG is part of the Lacibacter sediminis genome and harbors:
- a CDS encoding SMI1/KNR4 family protein, producing the protein MHNILKEISERAILLNEFEFPEVNVQTKWLGTDAASKKEIAKTEKRLQTKLPDDYINFISSTNGFPAVTNVGITFLPIEKIDYLKNLDVSLIEIWSEFEELKETSLALEKSILVGGLEEEQSFLLIPPYGKHKKWRYWHFAAWNPGEQPFKSLDAYFLHELKFLKKATKGLKFPKPKHVIDYTLRDCIFQCEWKEALVLSEELFNNQRVYPYCDSLLDLLKLYLICSSKMNRYDEAEKYFQQLITNTGLEINENDILAAFKSAANQKKPIAARFDNYQYYPKEKNITSRELEQQISEYRKDLLKPNNSPDRVNYELYFLFEYGDSEDFITKYEVNIELVSFEQHLRAASIYSLTNKKIQSKESVIQYWNQMFKYRPFEPFFNSNILGTMDEDFLKNTYLKYQ